The genomic DNA AGTCTTTAGTCTACTTGCCTCCTTTCTCTCGTTTCAGGTCTAATAAAACGTTTGGAGGCTTTATGAACTTTTCCAAAAAAGAGCAAGTTTTAGCGTTTGTTGTATTAACTTTAGTTTTTGGTTCATTAGTTTTAGCAGTAATTGATCCCTCAACTCGTGGAACATTTACAGATTTGACCAAAGTCGCAGTAGGAACTTACATAGGTTTCCATATACCTGCACCAACTCAGAAAAATTAGCTTTTCAGCTAAATCTATAATCCCTACTTGTTAGACCTCTTGCTAAAGTTTCTTGTATTCTTCCTAGACTTTTGCAAGAAGTCTATTACTGACTTGTCGGTCTAAGATTATCTATCTTCCTATCTTCTTTCTTCTTCCTTCGTGTTCTTCGTGTTCTTCGTGTCTTCGTGGTTCATTAAAATAGAATTTATTTGATTTTGGGTAGCAATTATGATCATAATTGTAGTAATTCTACATCTACTTGGAAAAACTTGGCTAAAGCCTGAGCTTGATTTTTATTTATTGGTAACTGATTATTAATAATCTGAGTAACTATCTCCGGTGAACCGATCACCTCAACTAAATCTTCTGGTGTCACATTTTGCGCTTCCATTAAGTGCAGTAACATAGAATGTGGTGTTCCTTGAGGTATGGGATAATTTTCTTCTTCAAATTTGGATATTAATGTTACCAATAATTCCAATAATGCTTTTTCCTCTGGAGTGAGATGGGAACGGTGTTCTAAATCTTGTACAATAGCAATAGCATTTTCATTTTCTGCTTCAGTTGTGATCACTTTTGGTTGATATTGAGCAAGTAAAGCACCGTAGGACTCTGGGTTAAAAGTAAGGGTCATTTTTCCATTTTCCTTGATCGTATTCAGCATGATTTAAAATATATTTTATATAAATTCTTTGACTAGCATAGACAATATCAACTATTAAACGATAGTTATTTCCTCTAATATTAAAAACAGTAAAATTTCCTACTGATTCAGCACTTTTATAAAATGATTGGACTTCAATTAAGTTTTGCCATTGAGCTTTACTTGCTACTCTATACCAGTCATAAAGTGCGTCGCAGGAATCAGCATGGTTTAAACAGAAATCTCGCAAAATTTTCCGACTAATAACATTCACTCCTGTTTAAATCCCCATATTTTTCGATAGCTGAGATAATTATAATACCTTGTCCATATTTTGTCTATATATAAATTTATAAATCTGTATCTCCAGATGGATAAAACCTAACTTCCTAATTTTTTATAATTTACAACTAAATGGGTTTTTAAGATACAGCAAATCACAGGAATATGCTTGATGAAAGCTTTATTAATCTGGCCG from Okeanomitos corallinicola TIOX110 includes the following:
- a CDS encoding transcriptional regulator, with protein sequence MTLTFNPESYGALLAQYQPKVITTEAENENAIAIVQDLEHRSHLTPEEKALLELLVTLISKFEEENYPIPQGTPHSMLLHLMEAQNVTPEDLVEVIGSPEIVTQIINNQLPINKNQAQALAKFFQVDVELLQL
- a CDS encoding type II toxin-antitoxin system HigB family toxin, with amino-acid sequence MNVISRKILRDFCLNHADSCDALYDWYRVASKAQWQNLIEVQSFYKSAESVGNFTVFNIRGNNYRLIVDIVYASQRIYIKYILNHAEYDQGKWKNDPYF